One genomic segment of Lysobacter sp. 5GHs7-4 includes these proteins:
- the pgeF gene encoding peptidoglycan editing factor PgeF, which yields MRDDDAWLHADWPAPAGVRGFTTLRQGPGVSAPPFDRFNLGYRAGDGADAVAHNRAALIERAGLPSPPRWLRQVHGVAVRRFDGAPPSDPVPPDQEPEADASVSATPGTVLAILTADCLPVLFAADDGSEIGAAHAGWRGLAAGVLEATVAAMRTPPARLRAWLGPAAGPQAYEVGAEVHAAFVDHDPHAATAFVATRPQHWRVDLYALARRRLAAAGIAPAQVHGGGLCTISDPQRFYSHRRDQRGGRMATLIWMA from the coding sequence ATGCGCGACGACGATGCCTGGCTGCACGCCGACTGGCCCGCGCCCGCCGGCGTGCGCGGTTTCACCACCCTGCGCCAGGGGCCGGGCGTGTCGGCGCCGCCGTTCGACCGCTTCAACCTGGGCTACCGCGCCGGCGACGGCGCCGACGCGGTCGCGCACAACCGCGCGGCCCTGATCGAACGCGCGGGACTGCCGTCGCCGCCGCGTTGGCTGCGCCAGGTGCACGGCGTCGCGGTGCGGCGCTTCGACGGCGCGCCGCCGTCCGATCCCGTGCCGCCCGACCAGGAACCCGAAGCCGACGCCTCGGTCAGCGCCACGCCCGGCACGGTGCTGGCGATTCTCACTGCCGACTGCCTGCCGGTGCTGTTCGCGGCTGACGACGGCAGCGAGATCGGCGCCGCGCATGCGGGTTGGCGCGGCCTGGCCGCCGGCGTGCTCGAGGCCACGGTCGCGGCCATGCGCACCCCGCCGGCGCGGCTGCGCGCCTGGCTGGGACCGGCGGCGGGACCGCAGGCCTACGAAGTCGGCGCCGAGGTGCACGCGGCCTTCGTCGACCACGACCCGCACGCCGCCACCGCCTTCGTCGCCACCCGGCCCCAGCATTGGCGCGTCGATCTGTACGCGCTGGCGCGCCGGCGCCTGGCCGCGGCCGGGATCGCGCCCGCGCAGGTGCATGGCGGCGGGCTGTGCACGATTTCCGACCCGCAACGTTTCTATTCGCATCGCCGCGACCAGCGCGGCGGGCGCATGGCGACCCTGATCTGGATGGCCTGA
- a CDS encoding DUF4166 domain-containing protein, with protein sequence MSAVGAAPTLYRTLLGERCDRLPASVRRMHDRAGLQRYRGEASVVRGRSWLSRLCAWAARLPPQTQGAIEVEIDADAHGERWVRRFDGHAMPSRLWAQQGLLCERLGLLRFAFVLEADESAVLWRVHGVHALGIALPQRWFDGVTAMESESEGRYRFDVRAELPLAGLLVQYWGWLDVG encoded by the coding sequence ATGAGCGCTGTGGGCGCCGCGCCTACGCTGTACCGCACCTTGCTGGGCGAGCGCTGCGACCGCCTGCCGGCCAGCGTGCGCCGCATGCACGACCGCGCCGGCCTGCAGCGCTATCGCGGCGAAGCCAGCGTCGTGCGCGGCCGTTCCTGGCTGTCGCGCCTGTGCGCCTGGGCCGCGCGGCTGCCGCCGCAGACGCAGGGCGCCATCGAGGTCGAGATCGACGCCGACGCGCATGGCGAGCGCTGGGTCCGCCGCTTCGACGGTCACGCCATGCCGTCGCGGCTGTGGGCGCAGCAGGGATTGCTGTGCGAACGGCTGGGCCTGCTGCGGTTCGCGTTCGTGCTGGAGGCGGACGAGAGCGCGGTGCTGTGGCGGGTGCATGGCGTGCATGCCTTGGGCATCGCGCTGCCCCAACGCTGGTTCGACGGTGTAACCGCCATGGAGTCGGAGAGCGAGGGCCGCTACCGCTTCGACGTGCGCGCGGAGCTGCCGCTGGCCGGCCTGTTGGTGCAGTACTGGGGCTGGCTCGATGTCGGCTGA
- a CDS encoding thiol-disulfide oxidoreductase DCC family protein produces the protein MSAEAHTAADGDAIIVFDGVCALCNGWVRFLLRHDRQQRYRYAAMQGERGRALLSANGLDPDDPMSFLLIENGRAWTDTDAIARVLSGLGGVWRLAAVLRWLPRALRDPLYRWVARNRYRWFGRYERCLLPTPEQRARFLD, from the coding sequence ATGTCGGCTGAAGCGCACACGGCGGCCGACGGGGACGCGATCATCGTGTTCGACGGCGTCTGCGCGCTGTGCAACGGCTGGGTGCGCTTCCTGCTGCGTCACGACCGGCAACAGCGCTACCGCTACGCGGCGATGCAGGGCGAACGCGGCCGCGCCTTGTTGTCGGCGAACGGCCTGGACCCCGACGATCCGATGTCGTTCCTGCTGATCGAGAACGGCCGTGCCTGGACCGATACCGACGCGATCGCGCGCGTGTTGTCCGGCCTGGGCGGCGTATGGCGCCTGGCAGCGGTGCTGCGCTGGCTGCCGCGTGCGCTGCGCGATCCGCTGTACCGGTGGGTCGCGCGCAACCGCTATCGCTGGTTCGGGCGGTACGAGCGGTGTCTGTTGCCGACGCCGGAGCAGCGGGCGCGGTTTTTGGATTGA